In Anaerotignum faecicola, the following are encoded in one genomic region:
- a CDS encoding 4Fe-4S binding protein, producing MAYQIDSSCIGCGACAADCPTSCISEDGGVYKIDEASCIDCGACASNCPVGSPKQI from the coding sequence ATGGCATACCAGATTGATTCAAGCTGCATCGGCTGCGGCGCTTGTGCTGCAGACTGTCCAACAAGCTGCATTTCAGAGGACGGCGGCGTTTACAAAATCGACGAAGCTAGCTGCATCGACTGCGGCGCTTGCGCAAGCAACTGTCCAGTAGGTTCACCAAAGCAGATCTAA
- a CDS encoding acyl-CoA thioesterase, which yields MDKQTEPYIHKVQYYETDKMGIVHHSNYLRWFEEARTDMLEKIGMGYDVIEEKGVIIPVLSASCKYKKPVEYGNTVTVSVKLTDYNGVKFKMVYKICSSSSNILHAEGETEHCFLNKCFKPVNIKKYNKEIALILENYITV from the coding sequence ATGGATAAACAAACGGAACCGTATATTCACAAAGTCCAGTATTATGAAACGGATAAAATGGGGATAGTACACCATTCAAACTATCTGCGCTGGTTTGAAGAAGCAAGAACCGATATGCTTGAAAAAATAGGTATGGGCTATGACGTTATAGAAGAAAAAGGCGTTATAATCCCGGTTCTTTCGGCATCATGCAAATATAAGAAACCTGTTGAATATGGAAATACCGTTACAGTTTCAGTTAAATTAACCGACTATAACGGCGTCAAATTCAAAATGGTATATAAAATTTGCTCATCTTCATCGAATATTCTCCATGCGGAAGGGGAAACCGAACATTGTTTCCTGAATAAGTGTTTCAAGCCTGTTAATATAAAAAAATATAATAAAGAAATAGCCTTGAT